The window tttttttctttttctgataagtTCCCCCCCATTCATctgattttcttttgcaacatgattaatgtgaaaatatttttatcatgattgtatatgtataacctctGTCAAATTGTTTGCCATGTTGgcaaaagaagggagggaaagtatggagctcaaaatcttaaaaagtaaattttgaaaagttaaagtagaaggaaaaaaaacaccagGGGTTTAATGCTTTCAGTTTTTCACTGTGTTAATTCAACTGTCTGACCTTGggcaatttttttctcatcctctGAGCTTTAGTTTATAAAATGACATTGTAAAAATGGATAATATTTCAACTACCAAGATCTAATGATATAACACAGAGATAAACATGATCAATGAGAAAAAGTATTTCTGTTTATCAGTTTCCTAAAGGCCTCTTTCACATCTTTGTTCCTCAAGCTGTAAATGAGGGGGTTCAACATGGGGTTTACTACTGTATAAAAGACAGAAGCCACTTTGACTGTGTGCCTTGAGTTTTTGGAATTGGGCACACAATACAAGGAAAGAATGGTACCATGGAAAATGGTGATGGCTGTAAGGTGGGAGGCACAAGTAGAGAAGGCTTTTCGTCTCCCACTGGCTGAATTCATCTTTATTAcagtgacaaaaataaaagtataagagGCAAGGATGATGATGAGGGTACTCACTTCATTAAAAGTAGCAAAACCAAAAAGCAGTAGGTGTGGGATATGGATATCTgaagaggaaacagaaatgaGAGCAGTATACTCACAGAAAAAGTGGTTTATGATGTTGTAGCCAGAAAAGGTTAATTGTAGGGCAAAGCATAGGAGTACAAAGGGACCAAACAGAGATAGGATCCAGTCACCAGCAGGGCACAAAGCCTCTGAGACATGACAACTGTGTAGAGAAGTGGATTACAAATGGCCACAAAGCGGTCATAGGCCATCACAGCAAGTAGGAATGACTCTGTAACCACAGCTGTACAAGATAAGAAATACTGTAGCATGCAACTGGAATAAAATATGCTTTTGTCTTTCATAACTAAATTCTCCAAAAGCTTGGGTGTGACAATAGAAGAGTAACAGAAATCCACAAAGGATAAATGGTTAAGAAAATAGTACATGGGTGTATGAAATTTGGGGTTAATTTTGATAATTAAGATCATGCCCAGATTTCCTATAGCTGTAATGATATACATGACCAGAAACACCAGAAAAAGGAATACTTTGAGTTCTGGATAATCTGTAAATCCTAATAACATAAATGTAGCAATAACAGTCTGATTGCTGTCAATGATCACCATGGCTCATGAAAAGGGGGTAATGGACTCAATCCTGTAGACTATAATAGCATGTAgaataaagacaaatttttttctggaccttctttctgttcctgtggagaaaaaaaatatagacttgGGAGTTAGGCTTTCATATAGGAATACTTTATTTTCTAAACAACTACAGGAATATCTTGGTTAGTTGAATCTGCAGGTATAAAACTGTTATGCAAAATATCAGTTATATTTCATCTAACattaatgatatttataaagcttttGATATATCATATTAACATTTTTGATGCATCCATGATCTCACCATTATAGCCACTCACATCATTGCTGACAATTATatcccttttctgtcttttcattgtgattaattttattcatttttacccTACATATTCTCCATGGATCTTTTGTCTGCCATATTTACCaatacatctttttttaatagttaaaatatttttttgatttattttctgtgACTTTACAGACATCTCTGGTTATAATCTATCTTAACCAAATCAAAGATTTTGGAGAactttttcaattcaaattctgtgATCTAATCAACTAATATGTTACTTTCTATTACTATTgtctcacttttatatttgtgtcCCTATCTAGAAATATACAGCATCTAACACATAGCTTTCTggcaaaatgtttttaattgactGGTTGATAATGCTGTCTTATGTTCTTTGTtgtataaaatatcattaaagcaCAGAAATCAATTTACTGTATCAACTCAATTGTCTAAGAAGAATCAATATAAAAGGTATATTTGATTggagtttttctttgtatctcatcACTTCTATTGGTCTTTTATGTACTTCTATCCGTTTCTTTACTTTCACTTCCAGGAGTGTCACAGAACTTTTATTTGAAGACCTTCTGAGTTTTTAATAACTTTGTGTTTTATCATAAAATCAGTATTACATCCAACTAATTGTATTCTTGGTTAGaccatttttctttatctttcacaAGAAGAACCTGAGAAAATATGTTAATCATTTTATGAAAATGTATTAGTGATTTTCAGATTTGAtattcattgaaataaaaaaatcaaagaagtcttttttaatttttttttacaaaataatctaGACAAAATAATCTAATAATGTGTGATattgaaatactaaataaaaattgatttttgtcttaagtttgaagcttttaaaaatcagcttttcTCATAACATGGTGACACTTCTGACTCTTGCCAATTTCATAAATGCACGATATTggacaaatatttttttatttgataggaTATATGAGGAAGAACTCAATACTCAGCCCCTAAATTCATCCCCCACTATTTATAAGGTGATGTCAGGAGTCTGACCCTTTACATAGAGATCACAAATGCTGCTAACTTTTTCTTATAAAGATAGTAAATAGAACTTCCTTTATACTCATAAATAATATCCAACTTTCTGAAAGGTAAGAATTAGAAGCATGTTTCTAgacttattttattcattatagtaatttcctaatttttaatgaattttatgtCAAGA of the Sarcophilus harrisii chromosome 6, mSarHar1.11, whole genome shotgun sequence genome contains:
- the LOC100935253 gene encoding LOW QUALITY PROTEIN: olfactory receptor 5D14-like (The sequence of the model RefSeq protein was modified relative to this genomic sequence to represent the inferred CDS: inserted 1 base in 1 codon); amino-acid sequence: MVIIDSNQTVIATFMLLGFTDYPELKVFLFLVFLVMYIITAIGNLGMILIIKINPKFHTPMYYFLNHLSFVDFCYSSIVTPKLLENLVMKDKSIFYSSCMLQYFLSCTAVVTESFLLAVMAYDRFVAICNPLLYTVVMSQRLCALLVTGSYLCXGPFVLLCFALQLTFSGYNIINHFFCEYTALISVSSSDIHIPHLLLFGFATFNEVSTLIIILASYTFIFVTVIKMNSASGRRKAFSTCASHLTAITIFHGTILSLYCVPNSKNSRHTVKVASVFYTVVNPMLNPLIYSLRNKDVKEAFRKLINRNTFSH